A single Drechmeria coniospora strain ARSEF 6962 chromosome 03, whole genome shotgun sequence DNA region contains:
- a CDS encoding hypothetical protein (related to ECM39 protein, involved in cell wall biogenesis and architecture), translated as MASLDFFLGSLLFLVPLLHLLVSPHTKVEESFNMQATHDILVYGTPLSSPGDRFASTYDHFTFPGVVPRTFLGAVMLSGISQPFTWLAGFEHAQFIVRAILGSFNALCLLVFRSGLANSYGRGVANLWAVMIVTQFHVVYYATRTLPNMFAFGLSTLAFAFLLPRSDPRQGRVRLKQAIGLLVFATAIFRSELAIFLAVLGLEFLVSKRMTLRELVTTFLGSFVAALAMSIPVDSYFWQKPVWPELWGFYYNAILGSSSDWGVSPWHYYFTSALPRLLLSVSSIPLIMLALWLPGTSRQARPLVLPSLLYIAIYSFQPHKEARFIFYVIPPLTGAAALGANYIFARESKSSFYTFGKLCITLSIMASAAGSVAMLLFSSLSYPGGDAVAQLFAIANADPTAFVHADVLTCMTGLTRFGQNPIGLPLTQGARESSPEIAAAAGPVLLFDKTEDRPKLGRSSFWNTMDYALMEDSMLPLGNWRTIGVIQAFSGIQVLKPGVDDPEVAEEGQRAPPKVLGLGATVATIRTTVRRFTGGWWIGPRMSPRIHIMKRVQEVRYATS; from the exons ATGGCATCCCTAG ACTTCTTCCTCGGCTCActtctcttcctcgtcccgcTTCTCCACCTCCTGGTCTCCCCTCATACAAAGGTCGAGGAGTCCTTCAACATGCAAGCTACTCACGACATCCTCGTCTACGGAACGCCCCTCTCGTCACCAGGGGACCGCTTCGCCAGCACCTATGACCACTTCACTTTCCCCGGCGTTGTACCGCGCACCTTCCTTGGCGCCGTCATGCTCTCCGGAATTTCACAGCCGTTCACTtggctcgccggcttcgaacATGCCCAGTTCATCGTTAGAGCCATTCTAGGCTCCTTCAACGCCCTGTGCCTGCTGGTATTCCGGAGCGGCTTGGCAAATTCGTATGGCAGGGGCGTGGCCAACCTGTGGGCCGTCATGATTGTCACCCAGTTCCATGTTGTGTACTACGCCACGAGGACGCTGCCCAACATGTTCGCGTTTGGCTTGA GCACTTTGGCGTTCGCCTTTCTCCTCCCCAGGAGTGACCCACGGCAGGGGCGCGTGCGCCTCAAGCAGGCCATAGGCCTTCTCGTCTTCGCTACCGCCATTTTCCGCTCCGAACTCGCAATCTTCCTGgctgtcctcggcctcgagttCCTTGTCTCCAAACGCATGACGCTGCGGGAACTCGTCACTACATTCTTGGgctccttcgtcgccgccctcgccatgtCCATACCCGTGGACTCGTACTTCTGGCAGAAGCCTGTCTGGCCGGAACTCTGGGGCTTTTACTACAACGCCATCCTCGGATCCTCATCCGACTGGGGTGTCTCGCCGTGGCATTACTACTTTACCTCTGCCCTGCCCCGCCTCCTACTCAGCGTATCGTCTATCCCGCTCATCATGCTCGCTCTGTGGCTGCCAGGCACTTCTCGTCAGGCCAGGCCGCTGGTTCTCCCAAGCCTCCTGTACATCGCAATATACTCCTTCCAGCCGCACAAGGAGGCACGCTTCATCTTTTACGTCATCCCGCCCCTGACCGGCGCTGCCGCGCTCGGCGCAAATTACATCTTTGCTCGCGAGTCGAAATCATCCTTCTACACCTTTGGCAAGTTGTGCATTACCCTTTCCATCATGGCCTCTgccgccggcagcgtcgcTATGCTGCTCTTTTCCTCGCTCAGCTATCCTggtggcgatgccgtcgcccagCTTTTTGCCATCGCTAATGCCGACCCCACCGCGTTTGTCCATGCCGACGTCCTGACCTGCATGACTGGCCTCACGCGCTTCGGTCAGAACCCCATTGGCTTGCCATTAACCCAAGGCGCCCGTGAATCCTCTCCGGAGATTGCCGCGGCTGCTGGGCCGGTCCTTCTATTTGACAAGACTGAGGACAGACCGAAGCTAGGAAGGTCCAGCTTTTGGAACACGATGGACTACGCGCTAATGGAGGACTCGATGCTACCCCTGGGCAATTGGAGGACCATCGGTGTTATCCAGGCCTTCTCGGGTATTCAAGTCCTCAAACCCGGCGTTGACGACCCGGAAGTTGCAGAGGAAGGACAGCGAGCACCGCCCAAAGTCCTCGGCCTGGGCGCCACAGTCGCCACGATACGAACCACGGTGAGGAGGTTCACGGGCGGCTGGTGGATTGGGCCCCGAATGTCGCCACGTATTCACATTATGAAACGCGTCCAGGAGGTACGATACGCAACTTCGTAG
- a CDS encoding adenylate cyclase, ACY: MSENDAARISSLTSARRNTNANIATGSNRSSVTFKPLPQTSVPARAHSSKSAADDHTRWRYSKDETQISPKSAAAAAAGVRTNRSPSSVSSAVSAAGRRLSDLATYRRDLAIAESSSRNAPPCGGSELSNIAPWMSTDAPAGSSSSKALATTFFNDSSDSLSIASPISPSLHPGDALYGGVASGMSGMGVGIAIGEAPRRGLPGTASFDTNYDSTDGAYYATDGRRPSVASIVTTASSQGSKASGPRGGFRKLQGFFGEEFPGRDSSESSLPASLAGKDQRSRSYSHTRPPYRDRNYSNATDPRDTSPTSSRPRTPVPAPEVVPFLYQDNADIARYGEAPVRDVMTGPDRERYASESASSQAAHKPSTASSRSALVHLPGHYHRHNRSSEDQRSLRPTPSRDDSFTSYHNPRERGATMYSQKSRAQSPTPSARSMTGNSARSVLAPGQTSPVHHGKRGLLGRLRRNKEKDDVARLRDLPPSTKSLQPKPSSVDTPRTDAPSLSPYVAAYWPSSTDLTETQDARSINLAGSRGATFNNKFPFSKKNRTNRGFDYEETIGPTDASDPGHVYHLDTNLNDMEGILTKPPRLAPIDAPVVNNVSASERKESLTEGVKGGWDAPDSWAVRRGTEETSTHTPDADEAGSPPRPDEKLAPYCIRIFRSDGTFSTHSMPLDASVADVVAQVVKKTYVVDGLENYHIIMKKHDLVRVLTPPERPLLLQKRLLQQVGYEETDRIEDLGREDIGYLCRFMFLSARESDFHAKTTDQGISRFQKFNYVDLSGRNLVTIPISLYSKAADIVSLNLSRNLSLDVPRDFIQSCKHLRDIKYTNNEARRLPLSLGRAEKLTYLDVSNNRLEQLEHADLDSLAGLLKMNLANNRLTHLPQTFGMYQALRSLNISSNFLDRFPPFLCELQSLVELDLSFNAIESLPDEIGNLKNLEKLLITNNRLSGELSEGFRQLISLRELDVKFNSISSIDIIADLPKLELLQAAHNHVSSFVGKFERIRQLRLNSNPLNKFEIIEPVPTLKTLNLSHAQLASIDSAFANMMNLERLVLDKNYFVSLPLQLGTLSKLEHFSIANNSVGELPPQIGCLTELRVLDVRGNNISKLPMEIWYANKLETFNASSNVLEAFPKPASRPPRLPGEEPAGPPTVQNGKPLHRDVLSSMPSSEDLPDDRRPSQASSTLLSVGPSPLQIGSDRKSSVVSVYGKGGRKTSVVSRAASQATVSSTTPPANIRKDSGLSSRLTSTFAGSLRNLYLADNRLDDDVFDQITLLSELRVLNLSYNEDISDMPQRSIKSWPQLVELYLSGNGLTSVPADDLEESSLLQTLYINGNKFTNLPADISRAKKLAVFDCGNNYLKYNISNVPYDWNWNLNPNLRYLNLSGNKRLEIKQTAWGGIDGPGSVNREQYTDFNRLLHLRILGLMDVTLTQPSIPDQSEDRRVRTSGSLAGHLPYGMADTLGKNEHLSTVDLVVPRFNSSETEMLLGLFDGQALSSGGSKIAKYLHENFGNIFAMELKGLKTRQNETPVDALRRAFLALNKDLVTIAVQHTEERPTATHRGSAQPVVLSKEDLNSGGVATVVYLQGTELYVANVGDAQAMVICTDGKHRILTRKHDPAEPDERSRIREAGGWVSRNGRLNDLLQVSRAFGYADLMPAIQAAPHVSTMTVKEHDDIILMATSELWEYLSPGLITDVARAERQDLMRAAQKLRDLAMAYGASGKIMVMMISVADLKRRVERSRLHRGTSMSLYPSGIPGEAQSLNTRRGRKGKGDVLDSSLNRLEAEIPAPTGNVSIAFTDIKNSTTMWEMYPSAMRSAIKLHNEVMRRQLRRIGGYEVKTEGDAFMVSFPTATSALLWCFAVQMQLLDVAWPSEILTSVSCQPIHDKDNSVIFRGLSVRMGIHFGDCVSETDPVTRRMDYFGPMVNKASRISAVADGGQITVSSDFISEIQRCLETYQDTERNNSAGSEDAFEDESFATAIRKDLRSLTSQGFEVKEMGEKKLKGLENPEVVYSLYPHALAGRIDHHQQHERRDEGPDKPVVIASGDEPSFDPESTWALWRVSLRLEMLCSSLEDTRGIGLQLPETELLQRMKTRGGEVTEQFLVNFMEHQVTRIESCVSNLALRHIAKGGGTLRELNDLRGPMADVLDLFAAQKKELERYKKLYGPLSEPVEAVCDVDSKITEQVVDKKSDASSSDEGSDVFCDPEQD, encoded by the exons ATGTCCGAGAATGACGCCGCCCGCATCAGCTCTTTAACGAGCGCGAGAAGAAACACAAACGCAAACATAGCCACCGGCAGTAATCGCTCCTCCGTCACCTTCAAACCCTTACCCCAGACCTCCGTCCCGGCACGTGCCCATTCGTCGAaatcggccgccgacgaccataCCCGCTGGAG ATACTCCAAAGACGAAACCCAGATCTCGCCCaagtcggccgccgccgccgccgccggggtCCGCACCAATCGATCGCCTTCGTCCGTCTCCAGCGCCGTGTCCGCCGCTGGCCGACGCCTGAGCGACCTCGCAACTTATCGCCGCGACCTCGCGATCGCCGAGAGTTCATCTCGCAATGCCCCCCCCTGCGGTGGTTCGGAACTGTCCAACATTGCTCCCTGGATGTCGACCGACGCTCCTGCgggctcctcctcgtccaagGCCCTGGCCACGACCTTCTTCAATGACTCCAGCGACAGTCTCTCCATCGCCTCGCCCATCTCTCCCAGCCTGCACCCGGGTGATGCTCTGTACGGCGGCGTGGCGTCGGGAATGTCAGGAATGGGAGTCGGCATAGCTATTGGAGAGGCACCTCGACGGGGCCTGCCTGGAACCGCCTCCTTTGATACCAACTACGATTCCACGGATGGAGCCTACTACGCCACCGACGGAAGGCGCCCTTCGGTTGCCAGCATTGTCACCacggccagcagccaggGCTCCAAAGCCAGCGGGCCCCGTGGCGGCTTCCGCAAACTTCAGGGCTTCTTTGGCGAGGAGTTCCCCGGTCGCGACAGCTCCGAGAGTAGCCTGCCGGCCTCGCTTGCCGGCAAGGATCAGCGCTCGCGTTCCTACAGCCACACCCGACCCCCGTACCGTGATCGAAACTACTCCAATGCCACCGACCCGAGAGACACCTCGCCTacctcgtcgcggccgaggactcCGGTTCCCGCTCCCGAAGTCGTACCGTTCCTGTACCAGGACAATGCAGACATCGCCAGATACGGAGAGGCCCCCGTCCGCGATGTCATGACCGGCCCCGACCGCGAGCGCTACGCCAGCGAAAGTGCCTCCTCTCAGGCCGCCCACAAaccctcgaccgcctcgtcTCGCTCCGCCCTCGTCCATCTCCCGGGCCACTATCACCGCCACAACAGGAGCAGCGAGGACCAGAGGTCTCTGAGACCGACCCCTAGCAGGGACGATTCCTTCACGAGCTACCACAACCCCCGCGAGCGCGGCGCCACCATGTACAGCCAAAAGTCGAGAGCGCAGAGCCCGACACCGAGCGCGAGGAGCATGACCGGCAACAGCGCAAGGTCCGTCCTTGCCCCCGGCCAGACGTCGCCTGTGCACCATGGCAAGCgaggcctcctcggccgcctccgtcgGAATAAGGAGAAGGACGACGTAGCCCGCTTGCGCGACCTGCCACCCTCGACCAAGTCTCTGCAGCCGAAGCCGTCCAGCGTGGACACGCCGCGAACCGACGcgccctcgctctcgccctATGTGGCTGCCTACTGGCCCAGCTCCACCGACCTGACCGAGACGCAGGATGCTCGCAGCATCAACCTCGCCGGCTCTCGAGGGGCAACCTTCAACAACAAGTTCCCCTTTTCCAAAAAGAACCGGACGAATCGGGGGTTTGACTATGAGGAGACTATCGGCCCTACCGATGCTAGTGACCCGGGCCACGTCTACCACCTCGACACGAACCTGAATGACATGGAGGGCATCCTGACCAAGCCGCCCCGCCTGGCACCGATAGACGCCCCTGTTGTCAACAATGTCAGTGCTTCCGAGCGGAAAGAGTCGCTCACCGAAGGGGTCAAGGGAGGCTGGGATGCCCCCGACAGCTGGGCCGTCCGCCGCGGTACGGAGGAGACGTCCACCCACACCCCTGACGCCGATGAAGCCGGAAGCCCGCCCCGTCCGGACGAAAAGCTGGCCCCGTACTGCATTCGTATCTTCCGCTCCGACGGCACTTTCTCCACCCATTCCATGCCTCTAGatgcctccgtcgccgacgtggtCGCCCAAGTGGTGAAGAAGACGtatgtcgtcgacggcctcgagaaCTACCATATCATCATGAAGAAGCATGACCTCGTTCGCGTTCTCACCCCCCCGGAGCGCCCGCTGCTCTTGCAGAAGCGGCTCTTGCAGCAAGTCGGCTACGAGGAGACGGATAGAATCGAAGATCTCGGCCGGGAGGACATCGGGTACCTTTGTCGCTTCATGTTCCTCTCGGCAAGAGAGAGCGATTTCCACGCCAAGACGACTGATCAGGGCATCTCCCGTTTCCAGAAGTTCAATTACGTGGACCTCTCCGGTCGCAACCTCGTCACCATCCCCATTTCGCTCTACTCCAAGGCCGCTGACATCGTCTCTTTGAATCTGTCGAGGAACTTGTCCTTGGACGTGCCGCGGGACTTTATACAGTCGTGCAAGCATCTACGCGACATCAAGTATACCAACAACGAAGCACGCAGGCTCCCCCTGAGCTTGGGCCGGGCCGAGAAGCTCACGTACCTTGATGTCTCCAACAACAGGTTGGAGCAACTGGAAcacgccgacctcgacagCCTCGCAGGCCTCCTCAAGATGAACCTCGCCAACAACAGGCTGACGCATCTGCCACAGACCTTCGGCATGTACCAGGCACTGAGGAGCTTGAACATCTCGTCAAACTTCCTCGACAGGTTCCCTCCATTCTTGTGTGAGCTGCAAAGTCTCGTGGAACTGGACCTCAGCTTCAATGCCATCGAAAGCCTCCCAGACGAGATTGGAAATCTGAAAAATCTGGAAAAGCTGCTCATCACCAACAACCGACTGTCCGGCGAGCTTTCCGAGGGCTTTCGCCAACTCATCAGCTTGCGAGAGCTCGACGTGAAGTTCAACTCCATTTCGAGCATTGACATTATTGCCGACCTTCCAAAGCTGGAGCTCCTGCAGGCGGCCCACAACCACGTGTCCTCGTTTGTCGGCAAGTTCGAGCGGATTCGCCAGCTGAGGCTCAATTCAAACCCGCTGAACAAGTTTGAAATCATCGAACCAGTCCCGACTCTGAAGACGTTAAACCTGTCGCACGCCCAGCTAGCCAGCATTGACTCGGCCTTTGCCAACATGATGAACTTGGAGCGCCTCGTACTGGACAAAAACTACTTCGTCTCCCTACCGCTGCAGCTTGGGACCCTTAGCAAGCTGGAACATTTCAGTATCGCCAATAACTCGGTTGGCGAGCTCCCGCCGCAGATCGGATGCCTGACGGAGCTGCGGGTGTTGGACGTTCGCGGGAACAACATTTCTAAGCTTCCCATGGAAATTTGGTACGCAAATAAGCTCGAAACCTTCAACGCCTCGTCGAATGTCCTGGAAGCGTTCCCCAAACCTGCGTCGAGACCCCCTCGACTACCAGGGGAGGAACCTGCAGGGCCGCCTACGGTGCAGAATGGCAAGCCGCTGCATCGGGATGTGctgtcgtcgatgccaaGCTCCGAGGATCTACCCGATGACAGGAGGCCAAGCCAAGCGTCAAGCACGCTGCTCAGCGTCGGCCCGTCGCCTCTTCAGATAGGTTCCGATCGTAAGAGCTCGGTCGTGTCTGTCTACGGCAAGGGGGGTCGCAAAACATCTGTAGTGTCCCGAGCCGCATCGCAGGCAACAGTCTCCAGCACAACACCGCCGGCCAACATTAGGAAGGACTCAGGTCTGTCATCGAGGCTGACAAGCACCTTTGCCGGCTCGCTGCGAAACCTGTACCTGGCGGACAATCGGCTGGACGATGACGTTTTCGATCAAATTACTCTCCTGTCCGAGTTACGAGTGTTGAACTTGTCATACAACGAAGACATTAGTGACATGCCGCAGAGGTCCATAAAGAGCTGGCCGCAGCTTGTGGAGCTCTACCTTTCTGGGAACGGTCTCACGTCGGTTCCGGCCGATGACCTCGAAGAATCCAGTCTCCTCCAGACTCTGTATATTAACGGGAATAAGTTTACGAACCTGCCGGCCGACATATCGAGGGCTAAGAagctcgccgtcttcgactGCGGGAACAACTACCTAAAGTACAACATCTCCAATGTGCCCTATGACTGGAACTGGAACCTGAACCCGAACCTGCGCTACCTGAATCTGTCCGGCAACAAGCGGCTCGAGATTAAGCAGACCGCGTGGGGTGGCATAGACGGCCCTGGATCGGTCAACAGGGAGCAGTACACGGACTTCAATCGCCTACTACATCTCAGGATACTGGGGCTCATGGATGTCACCTTGACCCAGCCCAGCATCCCCGACCAGAGCGAGGACAGGCGTGTACGAACTTCTGGCTCTCTGGCCGGACACCTGCCATATGGTATGGCTGACACGCTTGGGAAGAACGAGCATCTGTCGACGGTTGATTTGGTCGTGCCTCGCTTCAACTCGTCCGAGACCGAGATGCTCCTGGGCTTGTTCGACGGCCAAGCACTATCCAGCGGTGGCTCTAAAATCGCAAAGTACCTGCACGAGAACTTTGGAAACATTTTCGCCATGGAACTGAAGGGGCTCAAAACGCGCCAAAACGAGACCCCCGTTGACGCCCTTCGAAGGGCCTTCCTGGCGTTGAATAAGGACCTCGTGACAATTGCGGTTCAGCACACAGAGgaacggccgacggcgacgcatAGGGGATCGGCGCAGCCGGTCGTATTGAGCAAAGAGGATCTCAACTCCGGCGGtgtcgccaccgtcgtctaCCTTCAAGGGACAGAACTTTACGTCGCCAATGTCGGCGATGCCCAAGCCATGGTTATTTGCACCGATGGCAAGCACCGAATCCTGACACGAAAGCACGATCCGGCCGAACCCGACGAACGTTCAAGAATTCGCGAGGCTGGCGGTTGGGTCTCTCGGAATGGCCGGCTCAACGACCTGTTGCAGGTGTCAAGAGCCTTTGGCTACGCTGACTTGATGCCTGCCATACAGGCGGCGCCTCATGTTAGCACAATGACCGTCAAGGAGCATGATGACATCATCCTGATGGCCACCAGTGAGCTCTGGGAATATCTTTCCCCGGGCCTGATCACAGATGTCGCCAGGGCCGAGCGTCAAGATCTCATGCGCGCGGCCCAGAAGCTTCGAGATTTGGCCATGGCGTACGGTGCGTCAGGCAAGATCATGGTCATGATGATTAGCGTTGCGGACTTGAAGCGGAGGGTGGAGCGGTCTCGTCTCCATCGCGGCACAAGCATGTCGCTGTATCCATCTGGAATACCGGGCGAGGCTCAGTCCCTCAATACGAGACGGGGTCGCAAGGGCAAGGGAGACGTTTTGGATTCGTCCCTCAACCGTCTCGAAGCAGAGATTCCAGCGCCGACGGGAAACGTGTCCATTGCCTTCACCGACATCAAaaactcgacgacgatgtggGAAATGTATCCCAGCGCGATGAGATCTGCCATCAAGCTCCACAACGAAGTAATGCGGCGACAGCTTCGGCGAATCGGAGGGTACGAAGTAAAGACGGAAGGCGACGCCTTCATGGTGTCGTTCCCAACGGCCACTTCTGCGCTGCTGTGGTGTTTTGCCGTGCAGATGCAGCTGCTGGACGTGGCCTGGCCGTCAGAGATCCTCACCTCCGTATCATGCCAACCTATCCACGACAAGGACAACAGCGTGATATTCAGAGGCCTGTCCGTGAGGATGGGTATCCATTTTGGAGACTGCGTGAGCGAAACGGATCCTGTCACCCGCCGCATGGATTACTTTGGGCCCATGGTCAACAAGGCATCCCGAATCTCTGCcgtggccgatggcggccaaATCACGGTCTCGTCGGATTTCATCTCTGAGATTCAGAGGTGCCTGGAGACCTACCAAGACACGGAGCGCAATAACTCGGCCGGTTCCGAAGATGCGTTTGAGGACGAGTCATTCGCCACTGCCATCAGGAAAGACTTGAGATCGCTCACCTCCCAAGGATTCGAGGTCAAGGAGATGGGGGAGAAAAAGCTCAAGGGGTTGGAAAACCCCGAGGTGGTGTACTCACTGTACCCGCACGCActcgccggccgcatcgATCACCACCAGCAGCACGAGAGGCGAGACGAGGGGCCCGACAAACCCGTGGTTATTGCCTccggcgacgagccgtcCTTTGACCCCGAGTCCACCTGGGCCCTTTGGAGAGTCAGCCTCCGCCTGGAGATGCTTTGCAGCTCCCTGGAGGATACTCGAGGTATCGGGTTGCAACTCCCTGAGACGGAACTGCTGCAGCGCATGAAGACCAGAGGAGGCGAAGTGACGGAGCAGTTTTTGGTCAATTTCATGGAGCATCAAGTGACCAGGATAGAG TCCTGTGTATCGAACCTCGCCTTGCGGCACATTGCCAAGGGTGGAGGCACCCTGCGCGAGCTCAATGATCTGCGAGGACCCATGGCGGACGTCCTGGACCTTTTTGCCGCGCAGAAAAAGGAGCTGGAGCGATACAAGAAACTGTATGGCCCTCTCTCGGAAccggtcgaggccgtctgCGATGTGGATAGTAAGATCACGGAGCAGGTCGTGGACAAGAAAAGCGACGCTTCGTCCTCCGACGAGGGCTCAGATGTGTTTTGCGATCCGGAGCAGGACTGA
- a CDS encoding ubiquitin hydrolase CreB yields the protein MAGFLHKIKSASSATTASPSKDGYQKKKDDDVAEATPLERMLQNAGPLREDGSDRFFGFENFGNTCYCNSIVQALFYSDLFRDNVISYPPSSSPDAPNGTRPKVNVAIRPPMNPTAANSQSKHKNLSPSQALKQKQAGNADQLVTGPAGSKPEDKPDSPEYKKKQAMLKGPILELAQENATAYSMDECTFTGLKDIFLALIESNTRTGVLSPQRFLEIFKRDNEMFRNSMHQDAHEFYGLILNDVITNVEANARRIQERDGVEKSSSVLAGNSVGRTPSGTGWVHDIFEGVLTSETKCLTCETASQRDETFLDLSIDLAQHSSVTACLRKFSAEEMLCEGNKFHCDHCGGLQEAEKRMKVKRLPKVLTLHLKRFKYTEDYSRLQKLFHRVVYPYHLRMFNTTEDAEDADRLYELYAVVVHIGGNAYHGHYVSIIKTKDRGWLLFDDEMVEPVDKHFVRNFFGDKPGMATAYVLFYQETTFDKVREEQEREGMEEVKLATQAAHVAHEDGDKAEADAAPLKRLVTLPVPPTPEPEAMSPLAHARTAPDVPGTPPMGHAPLRSTTLHASKQEGKSRDDRRRERKEREAAEKAAEKAAKQAEKERERHAKEAVKEEEKRRREDYQVRKAQARRSEHEALPKPLDGSRKTTMAREEEGRSKEPNGSTMGGILDRSKRGSRSMSKKSFSFFHKDRGGGEGAAAEPQENGDAAERQEKRGRLGMGLGRKKSSHLLS from the exons ATGGCGGGTTTCTTGCACAAGATCAAGAGTGCCAGCTCC GCGAccacggcctcgccgtccaagGATGGCTAccagaagaagaaggacgatgacgtcgccgaggccaccCCTCTTGAGAGGATGCTTCAGAATGCCGGACCACTGCGTGAGGATGGCAGCGACCGCTTCTTTGGCTTTGAAAAC TTCGGAAACACTTG CTATTGCAACTCCATCGTGCAGGCGCTCTTCTATTCCGATTTGTTTCGCGACAACGTCATCAGCTAcccgccgtcttcgtccccCGACGCCCCCAACGGGACTCGACCCAAGGTCAACGTCGCCATCCGACCCCCGATGaacccgacggcggccaatTCCCAATCGAAGCACAAGAACCTGTCACCGTCGCAGGCGCTGAAGCAGAAGCAGGCCGGCAATGCGGACCAGCTGGTCACCGGCCCAGCCGGCTCAAAGCCTGAAGACAAACCCGATAGCCCCGAGTACAAGAAGAAGCAGGCCATGTTGAAGGGGCCCATCCTCGAGCTGGCGCAGGAGAATGCCACGGCCTACAGCATGGACGAATGCACCTTTACCGGCCTGAAAGACATTTTCCTCGCCCTCATCGAGAGCAATACCCGAACCGGCGTTCTCAGCCCGCAGAGGTTCCTCGAGATTTTCAAGCGTGACAACGAGATGTTCAGGAACTCGATGCACCAGGACGCGCACGAATTTTACGGCCTGATCCTGAACGACGTCATCACCAACGTCGAAGCAAACGCCCGCAGGATACAGGAACGCGACGGAGTCGAAAAGTCTTCTTCTGTCCTTGCCGGCAACTCGGTCGGCCGTACACCCTCAGGCACCGGTTGGGTTCACGATATTTTCGAGGGCGTCCTGACCTCGGAGACGAAATGCCTGACGTGCGAAACAGCCTCCCAACGCGACGAGACCTTTCTCGACCTTTCCATCGATCTCGCCCAGCACTCGTCGGTCACGGCATGCTTGCGCAAGTTTTCGGCCGAAGAAATGCTCTGCGAGGGGAACAAGTTTCACTGCGATCACTGCGGCGGCCTGCAGGAGGCGGAGAAGCGCATGAAGGTCAAGCGCCTGCCCAAAGTGCTTACCCTGCACCTGAAGCGATTCAAGTACACGGAGGACTACAGCCGCCTGCAGAAGCTGTTTCACCGCGTCGTCTACCCCTACCACCTGCGCATGTTCAACACCACcgaagatgccgaggacgccgaccGTCTGTACGAGCTttacgccgtcgtcgtgcacATTGGCGGCAACGCCTACCACGGCCACTACGTCTCCATCATCAAGACGAAAGACCGAGGCTGGCTTTtgttcgacgacgagatggtcgagcccgtcgacaAGCATTTCGTCCGAAATTTCTTCGGCGACAAGCCGGGCATGGCCACGGCCTACGTCCTCTTTTACCAGGAGACGACCTTTGACAAGGTCAGGGAAGAGCAGGAGCGGGAAGGCATGGAGGAGGTCAAGCTCGCGACTCAAGCTGCCCACGTGGCccacgaggacggcgacaaggccgaAGCGGACGCGGCGCCCTTGAAGAGGCTTGTCACGCTGCCCGTGCCTCCCACGCCCGAACCCGAAGCCATGTCGCCGTTGGCGCATGCCCGGACGGCTCCGGACGTTCCAGGCACGCCGCCGATGGGGCATGCCCCTCTCCGCTCTACGACGTTGCATGCGTCGAAACAGGAGGGGAAGAGCAGGGATGACAGGAGACGGGAGAGGAAGGAGCgcgaggcggcggagaaggcggcggagaaggcggccaagcaggcggagaaggagagagAAAGGCATGCGAAGGAAGCGGTCaaagaggaggagaagaggaggagagaagATTATCAGGTCAGGAAAGCGCAAGCGCGGCGAAGTGAGCATGAGGCGTTGCCGAAGCCTCTCGACGGGAgcaggaagacgacgatggcccgagaggaggagggtagGAGCAAGGAACCCAACGGCAGCACCATGGGCGGCATCCTCGATCGTTCGAAGCGGGGGAGCAGGTCCATGTCCAAGAAGAGCTTCAGCTTCTTCCACAAGGACAGGGGGGGTGGGGAAGGCGCCGCTGCGGAACCGCAGGAGAacggcgacgcggccgagaggCAAGAGAAGCGAGGCCGTCTCGGTATGGGGCTCGGCAGGAAGAAGAGCAGCCACTTGCTTTCCTAG
- a CDS encoding hypothetical protein (related to YOS1, subunit of the Yip1p-Yif1p Complex, required for Transport between the ER and the Gol), with protein MLFFGNFFYITVLLINAVAILSEDRFLARINLSPASYDPAFGAGTDASVKAKAIHLIASIRTIMRMPLIFVNSVIILYELVLG; from the exons ATGCTCTTCTTCGGAAACTTCTTCTACATCACCGTCCTCCTCATCAACGCGGTCGCCATCCTCAGCGAAGACCGGTTCCTGGCGCGCA TCAACCTCTCCCCTGCGTCCTACGATCCGGCCTTTGGTGCCGGCACCGATGCGAGCGTCAAGGCGAAGGCTATACACCTCATCGCCAGCATACGGACGATTATGCGCA TGCCCTTGATATTCGTCAACTCGGTCATCATTCTCtacgagctcgtcctcggctga